The stretch of DNA CGTGAGGAGCTGGTCGGTGCGCTCGCGGAGCTCGCGCGGGACCGCCGGTCCCCAGTGCTGGTGCTGGTGACGCACCACGTCGAGGAGATCCCGCCCGGCTTCACGCATGCGCTGCTGCTGCGCGCGGGCAAGGCCCTCGCCGCGGGGCCGCTCGCCGAGGTGCTCACCGCGGCGAACCTCTCCGCGGCGTTCGACCTTGATCTGGACCTCGACCACACCGCCGGCCGCTGGAGCGCTCGGGCGCTCGTCGCGGAGGAGCACAACGGCGCGCACTGACGCGCACGTCCGAGCACCGAACCCACCGACGGGTGGGCCCCGGCCGCCTAGGATCGACTGTGCGGCACCCGGCACCGCCGGGCGCTCGTGGGCGCCGAGGGGGTTGCTGTCATGAGCTGGCTGTGGTGGATCGGCATCGCCCTCGTCCTCGGCATCCTCGAGATGGTGTCCGTGGCCCTGGTGCTGGTGATGCTGGCCGGCGGCGCGCTGGCCGGGGCGCTGGCAGCCGCGCTGGGTGGCTCGCTCGGGCTGCAGGTCGTCGTGGCCGGCGTCGTCTCGGCGCTGCTGCTCGCCACCCTGCGGCCGTGGCTGCTGCGGCACTGGCGCAACCGGGTGCCGCTCACCGAGACCAATGCGACCGCGTACGTGGGTCGCGCCGCCCAGGTGGTCTCGCCGGTGACGGACACCGAGGGCCGGATCAAGATCGGCGGGGTGGTCTGGACCGCACGATCCGCCTCCGGCGCCCGTATCGAGCCCGGCGAGGACGCCGTGATCGTCCGCATCGACGGCGCGACAGCGCTCGTCGAACCCGCCGACCGGGCGGCCGGGTCCGGGTCCGACCGCGATCGGCAGACTCCCACCCGCCCGTGACAGCAGCCTCGCTCACCAGCCAGGTCGATCCAGGAGGATCCATGAACGGCACCAACCTCGGCCAGGCCGCACTCATCGCGGTGGCGGCCCTGGTGGCCATCTTCTTCGTCACGGCGCTGTTCCGGGCCGTGCGGATCGTGCCGCAGGCATCGGCGCTCATCATCGAACGGCTGGGTCGCTACTCGCGCACCCTCGAGCCCGGTCTGCACCTGCTGATCCCCTTCGTCGACCGGGTGCGAGCATCCGTCGACCTGCGTGAGCAGGTGGTGACGTTCCCGCCGCAACCGGTGATCACGTCCGACAACCTGGTGGTCGGCATCGACACGGTCATCTACTTCCAGGTCACGTCGCCGAAGGACGCGGTCTACGAGATCTTCGACTACATCCGCGGCATCGAGCAGCTGACCGTCACCACGCTGCGCAACGTGATCGGGTCGATGGACCTCGAGCAGACGCTGACCAGCCGTGACCAGATCAACGGACGGCTCAACGGGGTGCTCGACGAGGCCACCGGTCGGTGGGGCATCAAGGTCAACCGCGTGGAGCTGAAGGCGATCGACCCGCCGGCGTCCGTGCAGGGGTCGATGGAGCAGCAGATGCGCGCCGAGCGCGACCGCCGCGCGACCATCCTCACCGCCGAGGGCGTGAAGCAGTCGAAGATCCTCACGGCGGAGGGTGAGAAGCAGGCGGCGATCCTGCGGGCCGAGGGTGAGGCGCAGGCCACGATCTTGCGCGCCGAGGGCGACGCACGAGCGATCCTGCAGGTGTTCGACGCGGTGCACCGTGGCGACGCGGATCCCAAGCTGCTGGCCTACCAGTACCTGCAGGTGCTGCCGAAGGTGGCGGCGAGCCCCTCGAACACGATGTGGTTCCTCCCCGCCGAGCTGTCGGGCGCGCTGGGTGCGCTGTCGCGGGCCTTCGGCGGCCCGGCCGTCCCGCCCGCCGAGGGGCCCGCGGGCACCGGTCGGCCGCAGGACTACAACTTCGTGCCGTTGAGCGCCGAGCTGCCGCCCGTCTCGCTGCCCGATCCCAAGGAGGCTCTCGCAGAGGCCCGTCGCGAGTCGGCGGCAGCGACCGCGGACGCCACCGGTGCCGGCGTGATGTCCGGCGTGCCGTTCGACCCGGACGCGGAGGCCGGGCAGCGACCCGGTAGCGCTACGCCCCTGCGGACGGCGCCCGGTGCTCCGCTGCCGACCTCGGAGCCCGCCGGCGGCGAACCGGCCGGTGGGGGGACAGAGCTCGGGGTCGAGCGGACCGAGGACGACCCGCGGCCGTAGCCGCCCTGGACCACTCGCGGCCGAGGAGCAGGTGACCTGAGAGGTTGCTGAGTGAGTGCTCACTCACTTAGTGTGCCGGCATGACCTCTGCTGAGCCGCACGCGACCTCGCCGGCCGTCGAGCGGACCCGCCCGCGCCGCGCCGCGCCGCTCCCGCCCGACGAGCGGCGGCAGGCGATCCTGCGAGCCGTGCTACCGGTGGTCCGCGAGCGCGGGGCGGACGTGACCACGCGGGAGCTCGCCGAGGCGGCCGGCGTGGCCGAGGGGACGCTGTTCCGGGTGTTCGACGACAAGGCGAGCCTGGTGCGGGAGGCCGTCGCTGCCGCGGTGGACCCCTCCGACCTCTTCGAGCTCATGGACGGGATGGATCTCGGCACCCCGCTGGAGGACCGGCTCGACGTGCTCGTCTCGTCGTGGCTGCGCCGGATGCAGGACGTCATGCTCTGGATGACCCTGCTGCACCAGCTCCGGAAGGAGGTGGCCGGCCTGCACGGCGACGGGCCGCACGGGCACCAGGAGTGGGCGCGCCGCCAGGGCGAGTTCGCCACGGGCTTCCGCGAGCGCCTGCGCCGGATGCTGGAGCCCGATGCGGACCGGCTCGCTCAGCCGGTGCCGATCGCCGCCGGCCTGCTGGAGGTCGCCCTGATCGGCGCCGCAGCGCGGACCGCCGGCGCCGCCCGCACCGGTCAGCACGTGGACCCGCTGCCCACCGAGGCCCTCGTGGAGTTCGTCCTGAACGGCATCGTCACCTGCCCGGGCCGCGCGCGGCCCGCTCCTCGGCCCTGACCGAGCACCGCACCACCCCGACCCAGCCCGCACGGCACAGCCCATACCCAGGGGGAGTCCTGCATGTTGATCCGACTGCTCCGCGAGCACCTGCGTCCCTACCGGGGCGCGGCCGTCGCGGTGCTGCTGCTCCAGGTGGCCCAGGTGGTCGCCACGCTCTACCTGCCCTCGCTCAACGCCGACATCATCGACAACGGCGTCGCCAAGGGTGACACCCACGAGATCTGGCGGCTCGGCGCGATCATGGTCGCCGTCAGCCTCGCTCAGGTCGTCTGCTCGATCGGCGCCGTGTACTACGGCGCCCGGACCGCGATGGCGCTCGGCCGGGACCTGCGCGGACGGCTGTTCGCGCAGGTGCAGTCCTTCTCGCAGCAGGAGATGGGCAAGTTCGGCGCCCCGACGCTGATCACCCGCACCACCAACGACGTGCAGCAGGTGCAGATGGTGGTGCTGATGTCGTTCACGCTGATGCTGATGGCCCCGATCATGCTGGTCGGCGGCGTGATCATGGCCCTCCGGCAGGACGTGGTGCTGTCCGGGGTGCTGCTCGTGGTGGTGCCCGTGCTCGTCGTCATCGTCGCGCTGATCGTCAGCCGGATGGTGCCGTACTTCCGGCAGATGCAGGGCCGGATCGACGCGATCAACCGCGTGATGCGGGAGCAGCTGACCGGCGTCCGGGTGATCCGGGCGTTCGTCCGCGAGCGCCGCGAGGCGGAGCGGTTCGACGTGGCCAACACGAACCTGTTCGAGGCCTCGCTGCGCACCGGCCTGCTGATGGCGCTGATGTTCCCCGTGGTGATGTTCGTGATGAACGCGACCACCGTGTCGGTGCAGTGGTTCGGCGCCCGGCGGATCGATGCGGGCGACATGCAGATCGGCGCCCTGACCGCCTTCATCACCTACATCATGTTCATCCTGATGGCGGTGATGATGAGCTCGTTCATGTTCGTCATGATCCCCAGGGCGATGGTCTCGGCCGAGCGGATCGCCGAGGTGGTCGACACCCCGACGACCGTGGTGCCGCCCCTCGTGCCGGTCCCGCTCCCCGGCGGGGTCGCCGGACGGCGCCTCGAGCTGCGGGACGTGGAGTTCCGCTACCCGGGCGCGGAGGACGCGGTGCTCCAGGGCGTCGACCTGGTGGCGGAGCCCGGGCAGACGACGGCGATCATCGGGTCGACCGGCTCGGGCAAGACGACGCTGCTCAACCTGGTGCCGCGGCTGTACGACGTCACGGGTGGCCGCGTGCTGATCGGTGGGGTCGACGTGCGCGACCTCGCGGCCGACCAGCTGTGGGGGCAGATCGGCCTCGTGCCGCAGAAGCCCTACCTGTTCTCGGGCACGGTGCGCTCCAACCTGCAGTTCGGCACGCCGGACGCCGACGACGACGCCCTCTGGCACGCCCTCGAGGTGGCCCAGGCGCGCGACTTCGTCGAGGCGCTCGAGGGTGGTCTGGACGCGCCGATCGCGCAGGGCGGCACCAACGTGTCGGGTGGGCAGCGACAACGGCTCGCGATCGCCAGGGCCCTGGTGCGACGACCGGGCATCTACCTGTTCGACGACTCGTTCTCCGCGCTCGACTACGCGACGGACGCGGCGCTGCGGACAGCGCTCGTGCCGGAGACGCAGGATGCCACCGTGCTCGTCGTCGCGCAGCGGGTGGCCACCATCCGCAACGCGGACCGGATCGTCGTCATGGACGAAGGACGGGTCGTGGGCGTCGGGACGCACTCCGAGCTGCTGGAGGGCAACCCGACCTACCAGGAGATCGTGTACTCCCAGCTGAGCGTGGAGGAGGCGGCGTGAGCGGGCAGACGCAGGACCGGGCGCCCGTGGCACCGCCGCGGCGCGGGCCGATGGGCGGGCACGGCCCGATGGGGATGGGCATGCCGGGGGAGAAGTCGAAGGACTTCGGCAGCTCGGCGAAGCGGCTCGCGCGCCGGCTCGGGCCCGAGCGGGTGCGGCTGACCGGCGTGATCGTGCTCGGCGTGCTGTCCGTCGCGGCCGCCGTCGCGGGCCCCAAGCTGCTGGGCCGTGCGACCAACGTGATCTTCGAGGGGCTCGTCGGACGACGTCTGCCCGCCGGGGTGAGCAAGGAGCAGGCCGTCGCCGCCCTGCGTGCGCAAGGGCAGGGCAAGGTCGCGGACATGCTGCAGGCGATGACGCACGTCGTGCCGGGCCAGGGCGTCGACTTCACGAGGCTGGGCAAGATCCTCGTCGTCGTCATGGCGGTCTACGTCGCCTCGTTCCTGTTCGGCTGGGTGCAGGGTCGGCTGACCGCGCGCATCGTGCAGAACACCGTGCTGAGGATGCGCGCCGACGTGGAGTCGAAGCTGTCGCGGCTGCCGCTGTCGTACTTCGACAAGCAGCCGCGCGGCGAGCTGCTGTCGCGGGTGACCAACGACATCGACAACGTCGCGCAGACGATGCAGCAGACGCTCTCGCAGCTGATCACCTCCGTGCTCACGGTGGTCGGCGTGCTGGTGATGATGCTGACCATCTCGTGGCAGCTGACGCTGATCGCGCTGGTCACCATCCCGCTGACCATCGGCATCGCCGGGGCGATCGCGGCGCGGTCGAAGCCGCAGTTCATCCAGCAGTGGCGGTGGACCGGCGAGCTGAACGCCCACATCGAGGAGATGTTCACCGGCCACGCGCTGGTCACGGTGTTCGGTCGGCAGAAGGAGGCGGCCGCGACGTTCGAGGACCGCAACGGCAAGCTGTTCGACTCCTCGTTCCGGGCGCAGTTCATCTCCGGGATCATCCAGCCGGCCCTGGGGTTCGTCGCGAACCTCAACTACCTGCTGGTGGCCGTGGTCGGGGCGCTGCGGATCACGTCGGGCGCGATGACGCTGGGCGACGTCCAGGCGTTCATCCAGTACAGCCGGCAGTTCAGCCAGCCGATCACGCAGATCGCGTCGATGGCGAACCTGCTGCAGTCCGGCGTCGCGTCGGCCGAGCGGGTGTTCGAGCTGCTGGACGCGCCGGAGCAGGGGCCCGACCCGGTCCCCGCAGCGACGCTGCCGACGCCGGTGAGCGGCCGGGTGGCCTTCGAGCACGTGTCCTTCCGGTACGACCCGGAGACGCCGTTGATCGACGACCTGTCCCTGGTGGCGGAGCCGGGTCAGACGATCGCGATCGTCGGCCCGACGGGCGCCGGCAAGACGACGCTGGTCAACCTGCTGATGCGCTTCTACGAGGTGGACGGCGGGCGGATCACGCTCGACGGCGTGGACACCCGGACGCTGACGCGCGACGAGCTGCGCTCGCAGATGGGCATGGTGCTGCAGGACACCTGGCTGTACGAGGGGACGATCGAGGACAACATCGGCTACGGCGTGGACTCCGCGACGCACGAGCAGGTGGTGGAGGCGGCGGCGGCCACGCACGTCGACCGGTTCGTGCGGACCCTGCCCGACGGCTACGCGACGACGATCGACGACGAGGGCGGCACCGTCTCCGCCGGTGAGAAGCAGCTGCTGACCATCGCGCGGGCGTTCCTGTCCGACCCGACGATCCTGATCCTCGACGAGGCGACCAGCTCGGTGGACACCCGCACGGAGGTGCTGGTGCAGCACGCGATGAACGCGCTGCGCGCCGGGCGGACGTCGTTCGTCATCGCGCACCGGCTGTCGACCATCCGCGACGCCGACCTGATCCTGGTGATGGAGCACGGCTCGATCGTCGAGCAGGGCAGCCACGAGGAGCTCCTCGCGGCAGGCGGCGCCTACGCCCGGCTGTACGCCAGCCAGTTCGCGGCGGCGACCAGTCCGGTCGACTGACGCCGTCACCGTGGATGCGAGAGGGGCCCGGTCGGCGGACCGGGTCCCTCTCGCGCGTCCGCCAGGGGATGTGGGCGCCGGCGCGCGGGGCACTAGGCTGCCCGCGTGGCAGTCGCATCGTTTCGACCTGAGGACGGGACGGTCCCTCGCCTGCGTCGCGACCGGCTGACGGTCACGCTCTACGGCTCGTTCGTCACGTGGGGCTGGCTGCTGTACAGCTTCAACCCGAGCGTGCCGCTGCTGGCCCACGAGCGCGGGCTCAGCTCGGCGCAGGCCGGCCTGCACGGCACCGCGATGGCGCTCGGCGGGCTGGTCGCGGCCGTGCTGGCACCGCGCTCGGTCCAGTGGTGGGGGCGGCGCACGGCCGTCGTGGCGGCCGGGGTGACCGTTGCCGTCGGCGTCGTCGGGCTGGTGCTGGGGCCGGCGCTGGTGTGGACGCTGCTGGCGATGCTGGTCCTGGCGACGGGCGGCAACGTGCTGATCGCGTCGAGCCAGGTGGGTCTGGCCCTGCGGCACGGACGGGTGGCGACGGCGGCGATCACCGAGGCGAACGGCGTGGGATCCGGGGTGGGGCTGTTCGGTCCGCTCGCCGTCGGTGCCGCGGTGGCAGTCGGCTGGGGATGGCGGCCGGCCGTGCTGGTCACCGCCGGGATCGCCCTGGTGGGAGCGGTCTTCGTGCTCCGGTTGCCGAGCTCCGCCGCGCTCAGCACGCGCGGCTCGCGGTCCAGGACGCCGTCGTCGGGCGGGCCCGTCCTCCCGCTCACCGCACCGGTGCCGGTGGCGGTCGGAGCGGAGGCCGGGGCGCTGGACGCGGAGACGTTGCTGCTGACCCATGACGAGCCGGCGGTGCTGCCGAGCTCGGCCGTGCTGCCGCCGAGCGCCGTCCCGCACGTGCGCTACCGCCCGGCGGCGGCCGCGCTGCTCTTCATCGTCTCCCTGGTGGCCGCCATCGCCATCGAGAACGCGACGACCTACTGGGCCACCGCCCTGCTGATCGACCGCACCGGCGCCCGTGCCGGCATCGCAACGGCCGCCACCGCCGGGCTGGTCGCGGGCATGACGGCGACGAGGTTCGTCGTCGGTCCCCTGTCGCTGCGGATGCGGCCTGCGGTGCTGCTGACCGGTGCCTTCCTGGTGGCGATCGCCGGCTGGGCCGTGGTGTGGAGCACGACGTCGACCGCGGTCGCGATGGCGGGACTGGTGCTGGCGGGACTCGGGTACGGGGCGCAGTACCCGCTGTCGATCGCGTTGATGCTCGGCGCCTCACCCGGCCACGGCGACCGGGTGCAGGGCTACGCCACCCTCGCGGGGGGCGCCGCGATCGGCGTCGCCCCCTTGCTGCTCGGTGCGCTGGCCGACGCCTTCGGCATGCACACGGCGTTCGTCATCGTCCCGCTGCTGGCCTGCGCCGGTGCGGCCGCCGCGGCGCTGGGCGGCCGTGCGCTGCGCCGGGCCGAGGGCTGACAGGATCACGGTGTGCTGCACCCGGAGCTGCTGACCGTCGACGACCCCGCCGATCCACGGCTGGCCGACTACGTCTCCTTGACCGACGTCGCGCTGCGGTCCCGGCACGAGCCGGCCAAGGGCCTGTACATCGCGGAGAGCTCGACGGTGCTGGCCCGGGCGCTGGCCGCCGGGCACCGACCCCGCTCCGTGCTGGCCGCGCCGCGGTGGGTGCCGGAGGTCGAGCGGATGCTCGCGGGCGCCGCCGGTGCTGCGGATGCCGCGGTGCCGGTGTACGTCGCCGCCGAGCCCGTGCTGGAGGCGATCACCGGGTTCCACGTGCACCGGGGGGCGCTCGCCGCGATGCACCGCCCGCCGTTGCCCACCGTGGACGAGGTGGTGGCGGGTGCGCGCCGGGTGGCGGTGCTCGAGGACATCGTCGACCACACCAACGTCGGTGCGGCGTTCCGCTCGGCCGCCGCGCTGGGGGTCGACGCGGTGCTGGTCACCCCGCGGTGCGCCGACCCGCTGTACCGGCGGTCGGTGCGGGTGTCGATGGGGACGGTGTTCCAGGTGCCGTGGACGCGGGTCGACCCGTGGCCGGACGGTGTCGCCGCGTTGCGGGCCGCCGGCTTCGTCACGGCGGCGCTGGCGCTGGACGACTCCGCGATCAGCCTCGACGAGCTGGTGGCGGACCCACCGGACCGGCTCGCCATGGTGCTCGGTGCCGAGGGAGACGGGCTCAAGGCGCGCACCGTCGCGGCGTGCGACCTCGTGGTGCGGATCCCGATGGCGGACGGGGTGGACTCGTTGAACGTCGCGGCCGCGGCGGCCGTGGCGTTCTGGGCGACGCGCGTCGGACGTCCGGCGTAGCGGCCCCGGCCCGCCCGTCCGGACCCACAGGCCGCTAGGGCGAGCAGGTGCCGGGGTGCCCGTGGGGCCTCAGCCGAGGGCGAGCCCGTCGACCACCTCGACGCCGGGAGCGGACGCCAGCAGCGCGCCCGGGAGCAACAGCTTCGAGCGACGCAGACCGCTGCCGATGATCACCGGCTCCCCGCTGTCGGGGTGCGCCTGCTGCACGGACGCGTCGACGAGCACGCGGTACTCGGGCGGCAGGCCGAGGGGTGTGATGCCGCCGTACTCCATCCCGGAGTCCGCCACCGCCCGGTCCATCGGGAGGAACGAGGCCTTGCGCACGTCGAGCAGCCGCTTCACGGCGTTGTTCACGTCGGCACGGGTGGTGGCGCGCACGGCTGCCGCCGCGATGCGCTCGTCGCCCGCGCGCCGTCCGGCCACGAGCACGCAGTTCACCGACGCGGAGAGCGGCAGGCCGTACGCCTCGGTCATGGCGGCGGTGTCCGCCAGGTCGGGGTCGATCTCGGCGACCCGGACCTCGTCCGCGACCTCGGGACGCGTCGACGCCCAGGACGTGAGGGCCGCGGCCGTCGAGGGCGCGAGCAGGTCGGGTCGGTCCAGGGCGCGCAGCCAGGTGAGCGAGACGGTGACCATGGCGGGAGGGTAGCCGCCCGGTTCAGCGCTGGTAGGTGCCGACCAGGACGGCACGGGCGATCGTGTGGAACACGAGCGCGCAGCTGGCGGCACCGGGTGGGGTGTCGGCCGCGAGGCCGAGGTCGGCGGTGTCCAGCGCGTGCACGACGAAGTAGTAGCGGTGCACCTGGTCACCGGGCGGTGGGGCGGCGCCGACGTACCCGGGGACGCCGTCGTCACCACGCAGCTGGATCGCGCCGGAGGGGAGGCCGTGGCCGTCAGGACGGCCCGCGCCGCGGTCGAGAGACGTGACGTCGGCCGGCACGCCGAGCACGGTCCAGTGCCACCAGCCGGCGACGCCCGGGGCGTCGGGGTCGAAGCAGCTCACGGCGAAGGCGGCGGTCTCGGGTGGGAAGCCGGACCAGCTCAGCTGCGGCGAGACGTTGTCGCCACGAGGGGTGTTGGTCGCGGCGTCGGGCAGTCGGGCGCCGTCGGTGACGTCGTCCGAGCGCAGCGTGAACGCCGGGACCTGCGGGAGGAGGGCGTAGGGATCGGGCGCGACGGGCCGGTTCAGGGAGAGTGCCACGGTCCCATGGTGGCCGGTCGGTGGACGGTCCGCGCGGTGGCGCGGCGTCGGGGCGTCGGGGGTGTCCACAGGGGCTGAGCAGGCGGATTGACACCCAGGTCGGGACGGCGTGTACTGGTGCTGTTCGAACACACGTTCGAACGCATGACCGGCTGCACGCTGCACGCGGTCGGGAGGAGGAATTCTGACATGCCAGTCGCCCAGGATCGCGAGGAGCGGGCGGCTCGGGCCCGCGCCGCGCTGGCGAGGGCGGAGCTGCGCACTGGTGCGCGCAGCGTGCTCGGCATCGGTGGCGGGGTCGCGGCCGACGACGAGGGCCGTCCCGTGCAGCCGACGGCCTCGCTGCTCACCACCGAACGGCCTCCGATGGACGTTCCTGCGGAGCTGGCGCCGGTGCTCCCCGGCGGCCTGCGCCGCGGCGACACCACGGTGGTGACGGGGTCGACCTCCCTGGTGCTGACGATGCTGGCGCACGCCTGCCGGCACGGGGCGTGGGCGGCTGCGGTGGGACGGCCGGACCTGGGGCTGCTCGCTGCCGCGCAGGCGGGGGTGGACCTCGCGCGTCTTGCGATGGTGCCGGACCCGGGAGCACAGGCGGCGACGGTGGTGGCGGCGCTGCTCGACGGGATCGACGTGGTGGTCGTAGGAGCGGCGGCGGTGCTCACCGACACCGAGCGCCGGCAGCTGTCGGCTCGCGCCCGGGAGCGCGGCACCGTGCTGCTGCCCACCTGTGCCTGGCCGGGCGCGAGCACCGTGCTCTCCGTGCGCGAGCTCGGCTGGACGGGTGTCGGGGCCGGCGAGGGTCGTCTGCGCACGCACCGGCTGCGGGTGCAGCGCTCCGGACGTGGTGGGGCCGCGGTGCCGCGCTCGCTGGACGTGGTGCTGCCGCTGGGCGCGCCCGATCCGGACGGGCCGGTGCCGGTGCGCAGCCCGGCCGTGGTTCCTGCGGGTGCCGGCACCGAGGAGCGGACCGACCTGAGGCTGGTCGGATGAGCACCCGGACGACGGTCGTGTGGGTGCCGGACTGGCCGGTGGTGGCAGCTGCCGCGGTCGCGCAGGTGCCCGGGCACGTGCCCGTCGCCGTGCACGACGGGCGGGCGGTGACCGCCGTGTCCGCGCTGGCACGTGCGGAGGGTGTGCGGCGGGGCATGCGCCGCCGCCAGGCGCAGGGATGCTGCCCCGAGCTGGTGCTGCTGCCCGCGGACGACGCGCGTGACGTGCGGCTGTTCGAGCCCGTGGCCGCAGCGGCGCAGACGGTGGTCGCCGGCGTCGAGGTGGCTCGACCGGGACTGCTGCTGCTGCCGGCCGGTGGGGCCAGCCGCTACCACGGCTCGGAGGACGTGCTGGCGGCACGGCTGGTCGACGCCGTGGCGGCCGGCACCGGGTACGAGTGCGGCGTCGGCACCGCCGACGGGCTGCTCGCCGCCGTGCTCGCCGCCCGCACCGGGGCCGTGGTGGAGCCCGGTGCCTCGCCGGTGTTCCTCGCGGCGCACGGGGTGGGTGAGCTGGTGCACGCCGCCGTCACCGACGAGCAGGCGACCGCGGTCGGCGAGCTGGTGGACCTGCTGCACCGGTTGGGGCTGCGCACGCTCGGTGAGCTGGCGGCGCTGCCCGCGGCGGCGGTGCACGCGCGGTTCGGCCGGCTCGGCAGCTGGGCGCACCTGCTGGCACGAGGCTCGGACGAGCGACCGCCGGTGCGGCACCGGCCCGAGCCGGACCTCGAGGTCAGCGCCGAGCTGGACCCCCCGCTGCACCGGGTGGACGCGGCGGCGTTCGCCGGCCGACGGCTGGCGGAGCAGCTGCACGAGGACCTGGTCAGGCGTGGCGTCAGCTGCGGACGGCTGCAGATCGCCGCACGTACCGACGAGGGTGTTGACCTGGTGCGGACCTGGCGCACCGATCTCGGCGGATGGGGCGGGCTGACGTCGGCGCGCATCACCGACCGGGTGCGCTGGCAGCTGGACGGCTGGCTGACCGCCACCGCGGTCGCCACGGCACGTGACCACGCCCGGGACCGGTACCGCGGCCGGGCGGGCACGGTGCCCGACGGCCTCGCGGAGCCCGGCCGCCAGGTGCACGGGCGGTCGTGGTCGGACCGGCGGCGCGACGACGAACCGGCACCGGACCTGCCGGGGACGGACGACGACCGACCCGTGGGCCTGGTCCGGCTGACCCTCACCGCGCTGGACGTCGCCGCCGCCGGCGCCGAGCAGGGGCGGCTGTGGGGTGGTCCGTCCGGCGGCGACCTGCGCGCGCACCGGGCGCTGGACAGGGCGCAGTCCCTGGTGGGCGGCAGCGGGGTGCTCACGGGAGTGCTGCAGGGCGGCCGGGACGTGCGGGAGCAGGTCTACCTGCAGCCCTGGGGCGAGCACACCGTCCCACACCGGGCGGCGGACCTGCCGTGGCCGGGCAGGTTGCCCGAGCCGGCTCCGGCCAGCGTGCCGGCGGAGCCGGTGCCCGTGCGGCTCGCCGACCCTGCCGGTCTGGAGGTGCGGGTGGACGAGCGGGCCCGGATGAGCGGGCCACCCGCCCGGGTGCACTGGCCGACCGACGGCGCCGGGACGGTGGTCGGCTGGGCGGGGCCGTGGATGCTCACCGAGCGATGGTGGCAGCACCCGGACCGTCCTGCGCAGGTGCGCGTCCACCTGCAGGTGACGCTCGACGACGGTCGGGCGCTGCTCCTCGCCGGTGCGGGGGACGGCTGGGTGTGCGAGGCGACGTATGACTGAGCGGTACGCCGAGCTGCACGCCCACTCGGCGTTCAGCTTCCTGGACGGCGCCAGCCAGCCGGAGGAGCTGGCCGCCGAGGCGGCCCGGCTCGGGCTGACCGCGCTGGCGCTCACCGACCACGACGGCCTGTACGGCGTGGTGCGGTTCTCCCAGGCGGCCCGGGCCGTCGGGCTGCCGACCGTGTTCGGCGCCGAGCTGCACCTGCCGGCACCGGACGGTCGCCGCCACCCGCGCGAGCGCACCCGTGCCACCCCCGGTCGACCGGTCCTCGACCCGCCGACCGGTGTGCCGGACCCGCGATCCACCCATCTGCTGGTGCTCGCCCGGGGACCGGACGGCTACCGGGCGCTGTCCCGGGCGATCGCCGAGGCGCACCTGCGCACCGGGCTCAAGGGTGCCGCCGACCACCGGCTCGAGGAGCTGGCGGCCGTGGCGGACGGGCAGTGGCTGGTGCTCACCGGCTGCCGCAAGGGTGCGGTACGGCGGGCCCTGTCCGGAGGAGACCCGTCCGGGGTGACCGGGGTGGCGCCGGGGGGACCGGCGGCAGCCCGTGCCGAGCTCGACCGGCTGGTGGCGCTGTTCGGACGTGACAACGTCGCTGTCGAGGTCACCGCGGCCCACGACGCGTACGACGACGACCGGGCCGACGCCCTGGCCGCGCTCGCGGCCGACGTCGGCCTGCCGCTGGTCGCCACCGGCGGGGTGCACTACGCCGCACCGCGCGACGGCGACCTCGCCGCCGCGCTGGCCGCGGTGCGGGCACGCTCGTCGCTGGACGACCTGGACGGCTGGCTGCCCGGTGCACCCGCCGCGCACCTGCGTTCCGCGGCAGAGATGACCGTGCTGCACCGTCGGCACCCCACCGCGGTGCCGACGGCCGCGGCGC from Cellulomonas sp. NTE-D12 encodes:
- a CDS encoding ABC transporter ATP-binding protein — encoded protein: MGGHGPMGMGMPGEKSKDFGSSAKRLARRLGPERVRLTGVIVLGVLSVAAAVAGPKLLGRATNVIFEGLVGRRLPAGVSKEQAVAALRAQGQGKVADMLQAMTHVVPGQGVDFTRLGKILVVVMAVYVASFLFGWVQGRLTARIVQNTVLRMRADVESKLSRLPLSYFDKQPRGELLSRVTNDIDNVAQTMQQTLSQLITSVLTVVGVLVMMLTISWQLTLIALVTIPLTIGIAGAIAARSKPQFIQQWRWTGELNAHIEEMFTGHALVTVFGRQKEAAATFEDRNGKLFDSSFRAQFISGIIQPALGFVANLNYLLVAVVGALRITSGAMTLGDVQAFIQYSRQFSQPITQIASMANLLQSGVASAERVFELLDAPEQGPDPVPAATLPTPVSGRVAFEHVSFRYDPETPLIDDLSLVAEPGQTIAIVGPTGAGKTTLVNLLMRFYEVDGGRITLDGVDTRTLTRDELRSQMGMVLQDTWLYEGTIEDNIGYGVDSATHEQVVEAAAATHVDRFVRTLPDGYATTIDDEGGTVSAGEKQLLTIARAFLSDPTILILDEATSSVDTRTEVLVQHAMNALRAGRTSFVIAHRLSTIRDADLILVMEHGSIVEQGSHEELLAAGGAYARLYASQFAAATSPVD
- a CDS encoding TetR/AcrR family transcriptional regulator — encoded protein: MTSAEPHATSPAVERTRPRRAAPLPPDERRQAILRAVLPVVRERGADVTTRELAEAAGVAEGTLFRVFDDKASLVREAVAAAVDPSDLFELMDGMDLGTPLEDRLDVLVSSWLRRMQDVMLWMTLLHQLRKEVAGLHGDGPHGHQEWARRQGEFATGFRERLRRMLEPDADRLAQPVPIAAGLLEVALIGAAARTAGAARTGQHVDPLPTEALVEFVLNGIVTCPGRARPAPRP
- a CDS encoding ABC transporter ATP-binding protein, yielding MLIRLLREHLRPYRGAAVAVLLLQVAQVVATLYLPSLNADIIDNGVAKGDTHEIWRLGAIMVAVSLAQVVCSIGAVYYGARTAMALGRDLRGRLFAQVQSFSQQEMGKFGAPTLITRTTNDVQQVQMVVLMSFTLMLMAPIMLVGGVIMALRQDVVLSGVLLVVVPVLVVIVALIVSRMVPYFRQMQGRIDAINRVMREQLTGVRVIRAFVRERREAERFDVANTNLFEASLRTGLLMALMFPVVMFVMNATTVSVQWFGARRIDAGDMQIGALTAFITYIMFILMAVMMSSFMFVMIPRAMVSAERIAEVVDTPTTVVPPLVPVPLPGGVAGRRLELRDVEFRYPGAEDAVLQGVDLVAEPGQTTAIIGSTGSGKTTLLNLVPRLYDVTGGRVLIGGVDVRDLAADQLWGQIGLVPQKPYLFSGTVRSNLQFGTPDADDDALWHALEVAQARDFVEALEGGLDAPIAQGGTNVSGGQRQRLAIARALVRRPGIYLFDDSFSALDYATDAALRTALVPETQDATVLVVAQRVATIRNADRIVVMDEGRVVGVGTHSELLEGNPTYQEIVYSQLSVEEAA
- a CDS encoding NfeD family protein; amino-acid sequence: MSWLWWIGIALVLGILEMVSVALVLVMLAGGALAGALAAALGGSLGLQVVVAGVVSALLLATLRPWLLRHWRNRVPLTETNATAYVGRAAQVVSPVTDTEGRIKIGGVVWTARSASGARIEPGEDAVIVRIDGATALVEPADRAAGSGSDRDRQTPTRP
- a CDS encoding SPFH domain-containing protein; protein product: MNGTNLGQAALIAVAALVAIFFVTALFRAVRIVPQASALIIERLGRYSRTLEPGLHLLIPFVDRVRASVDLREQVVTFPPQPVITSDNLVVGIDTVIYFQVTSPKDAVYEIFDYIRGIEQLTVTTLRNVIGSMDLEQTLTSRDQINGRLNGVLDEATGRWGIKVNRVELKAIDPPASVQGSMEQQMRAERDRRATILTAEGVKQSKILTAEGEKQAAILRAEGEAQATILRAEGDARAILQVFDAVHRGDADPKLLAYQYLQVLPKVAASPSNTMWFLPAELSGALGALSRAFGGPAVPPAEGPAGTGRPQDYNFVPLSAELPPVSLPDPKEALAEARRESAAATADATGAGVMSGVPFDPDAEAGQRPGSATPLRTAPGAPLPTSEPAGGEPAGGGTELGVERTEDDPRP